AGTAATGAGCAATGAGTCATGAGTAATGAGTGATTAGAACTCATTGCTCATCACTTTGCACTTTAATTACGGAGGGCGGGCCTGCTGCCTGCCAGAATTTGTGCTTGCCGAAGATGGTGGGCAAGAGTCCCCCTCCATAATAATCGTGGATCGTGATCGTAATCGTTAATCTTGCTCTTAATCGTAATCTTCCACAATATTCGTAGGTACGATCCACGATTAAGTTTACGATTACGATCAAGATCACGATCCACGATTATCTAACGGGTACAACGAATGGTTAAGAACCCTGACGTTTTGCGCGTTGTGACTTATAACATTCACAAGAGCCGGGGACTGGATGGCCGCATTCGTCCAGAACGAATTGCGAAAGTTCTACAGAAACTCAATGCAGATATTATCTCCTTGCAGGAAGTGTGGAGCTACAAAGAAGGTCCGTTACGAAAAGATCAGGCCAGGTTTTTTTCAGAGGAGCTAAAACTCACTTGCTGTGTCGGAGAAACGCGAAAGTATCGTGGTGGTATCTACGGCAATATCATTCTCACCCGCTTCCCTGTTTTGTTAACAAAGACCTACGACTTGACGGTGGTCCAGAGAGAAGAGCGCGGTTCTTTGCGCGCCGATTTGGATATTCAGCCAGTTGGTTTGGTTCATGTGTTCAATATTCATCTGGGCACTGGTTATTTTGAACGCAAGCGTCAGGCGCAAAAATTGATTGATGTCACTCTTTTAAAGAATCCGGACCTGAAAGGAACACGTCTTGTAATGGGTGATTTCAATGAGTGGACGCTTGGATTGACAACGAAATTTCTTCAGGAACAATTTCGAAGTGTCGATGCGGTGACGGTTCATCCTGTGAAAACCTTTCCCGGGTTGATGCCCATGCTGCCTCTGGATCACATTTACTTTGATTCAGCATTCAAACTGGAAAGGTTGACGATATATCGAAGCCCGCTTGCGCTCATCGCATCCGACCATCTTCCCGTTGTAGCCGATTTCGAGCAAAACGTTGCCTCCGCTAAACAGGAGTCAGTATCCACTGCTGTATCCGGCTGACTCCTTGCACTTGCTCTTTTAAAAGCTATTCCTTTCAGAAGTATTTACAACAACAAACCGTGATAAAATTGAATCCTTCGGGGATTTTAGGGGAAATTGAAAATTAGAATTTTTCTGGTTGAGGATGAAAATATAGTCGCGGAAGACCTCAAAGAGCGGCTGGAAAGAAATGACTATGAAGTTGTGGGAATCGCGGACTCCGGCAAGGCCGCGATCGATCAGG
The DNA window shown above is from bacterium and carries:
- a CDS encoding endonuclease/exonuclease/phosphatase family protein codes for the protein MVKNPDVLRVVTYNIHKSRGLDGRIRPERIAKVLQKLNADIISLQEVWSYKEGPLRKDQARFFSEELKLTCCVGETRKYRGGIYGNIILTRFPVLLTKTYDLTVVQREERGSLRADLDIQPVGLVHVFNIHLGTGYFERKRQAQKLIDVTLLKNPDLKGTRLVMGDFNEWTLGLTTKFLQEQFRSVDAVTVHPVKTFPGLMPMLPLDHIYFDSAFKLERLTIYRSPLALIASDHLPVVADFEQNVASAKQESVSTAVSG